A genome region from Microbacterium sp. CGR2 includes the following:
- a CDS encoding aminodeoxychorismate lyase: protein MTQRFALMIAPVVAGDDRTDYRETFTQVDAAAPALSVGELSTQRGDGVFESIGVVDGHAQEVVPHLERLAHSARLCDLPEPHLPQWRQAIDQAAARCGGGEAVIKLILSRGVEHGPTPTAWVTAAPAPDFARVRTEGVRVVTLDRGYDLGAAERAPWLLLGAKTLSYAVNMAALREARRRDADDAIFLSSDGFVLEAPTASLILRFGDRFVTPAPNGGILHGTTQLSVYEHLSARGFDVEYDRVPASDLPRADAAWLVSSVRLAAPITAVDGTALSIDTALTAELNQYLLSPRD, encoded by the coding sequence ATGACACAGCGCTTCGCTCTGATGATCGCCCCCGTCGTCGCCGGTGACGACCGCACGGACTACCGCGAGACGTTCACCCAGGTGGACGCGGCGGCTCCCGCCCTCAGCGTGGGGGAGCTGAGCACCCAGCGAGGCGACGGCGTCTTCGAGTCGATCGGCGTCGTCGACGGGCACGCGCAGGAGGTCGTGCCGCACCTCGAGCGACTCGCGCATTCCGCGCGGCTGTGCGATCTTCCGGAGCCTCATCTTCCGCAGTGGCGGCAGGCGATCGACCAGGCTGCAGCCCGATGCGGCGGCGGTGAGGCCGTCATCAAACTCATTCTCAGTCGAGGCGTCGAGCACGGGCCCACTCCGACAGCCTGGGTGACCGCAGCCCCGGCTCCCGACTTCGCGCGCGTACGGACCGAGGGCGTCCGGGTCGTGACCCTGGACCGTGGCTACGATCTCGGGGCGGCCGAGCGTGCACCGTGGCTGCTGCTCGGTGCGAAGACGCTGTCGTATGCCGTGAACATGGCGGCGCTGCGAGAGGCCAGGCGCCGCGACGCGGATGACGCGATCTTCCTGTCCAGCGACGGGTTCGTGCTGGAGGCGCCCACCGCATCCCTCATCCTCCGCTTCGGGGATCGCTTCGTGACGCCGGCCCCGAACGGTGGCATCCTGCACGGCACGACGCAGCTGAGCGTCTACGAACACCTGTCCGCGCGGGGCTTCGACGTCGAATACGACCGCGTTCCGGCATCCGACCTGCCACGAGCGGATGCCGCGTGGCTGGTCTCGAGCGTCCGCCTGGCTGCCCCGATCACCGCCGTCGACGGCACGGCTCTCTCGATCGACACTGCGTTGACGGCGGAGCTCAACCAGTACCTGTTGTCTCCCCGCGACTGA
- a CDS encoding fasciclin domain-containing protein codes for MFTTKKKVTAAVTLTLASAFLLSACSMGGTPEEESPESSAPETSEETEAPETMDPAANLVGPGCAAYAEAVPDGAGSVEGMSQDPVAVAASNNPLLKTLVAAVSGQLNPDVDLVDTLNGDEFTVFAPVDEAFAKIDPATIEALKTDSATLSSILTYHVVPGQIAPEDIAGMHTTVQGADLEVTGSGDDWMVNDASAVICGGVQTANATVYLIDTVLMPPAE; via the coding sequence ATGTTCACCACCAAGAAGAAGGTCACCGCAGCAGTCACCCTCACGCTGGCGAGCGCATTCCTGCTCTCGGCCTGTTCGATGGGCGGCACCCCCGAAGAGGAGTCGCCGGAGTCGTCGGCGCCCGAGACGTCGGAGGAGACCGAAGCGCCCGAGACGATGGACCCGGCCGCCAACCTCGTCGGCCCCGGCTGCGCGGCTTACGCCGAGGCAGTGCCGGACGGCGCAGGCTCGGTCGAGGGCATGTCTCAGGACCCGGTCGCCGTCGCAGCCTCCAACAATCCGCTGCTGAAGACGCTCGTCGCAGCAGTGAGCGGACAGCTCAACCCGGACGTCGACCTGGTCGACACGCTCAACGGCGACGAGTTCACGGTGTTCGCACCGGTGGACGAGGCCTTCGCGAAGATCGACCCGGCCACGATCGAGGCACTCAAGACCGACAGCGCAACGCTGAGCTCGATCCTGACGTACCACGTCGTCCCCGGCCAGATCGCTCCCGAGGACATCGCTGGCATGCACACCACGGTGCAGGGTGCCGACCTCGAGGTCACCGGCAGCGGTGACGACTGGATGGTCAACGACGCATCCGCCGTCATCTGCGGTGGCGTCCAGACCGCCAACGCCACCGTGTACCTGATCGACACGGTGCTGATGCCCCCGGCTGAGTAA
- the pstB gene encoding phosphate ABC transporter ATP-binding protein PstB: MSKSIEVNDLNVYYSDFLAVEGVSIDIKPNTVTAFIGPSGCGKSTFLRTLNRMHEVIPGARVEGEVLIDGRNLYDANVDPVLVRRRVGMVFQRPNPFPTMSIKENVLAGVKLNNTRMSKSDQDALVEQSLRGANLWNEVKDRLDKPGSGLSGGQQQRLCIARAIAVSPDVILMDEPCSALDPISTFAIEELIAEIKQQYTVVIVTHNMQQASRVSDRTAFFNIAGTGKPGKLIEYDDTTTIFTTPSIQATEDYVSGRFG; this comes from the coding sequence GTGTCCAAGAGCATCGAAGTCAACGACCTCAATGTCTACTACAGCGACTTCCTCGCCGTCGAAGGCGTGAGCATCGACATCAAGCCCAACACGGTGACGGCGTTCATCGGCCCGTCGGGCTGCGGCAAGTCGACGTTCCTCCGCACACTGAACCGCATGCACGAGGTGATCCCCGGTGCTCGCGTCGAAGGCGAGGTGCTGATCGACGGACGCAACCTGTACGACGCGAACGTCGACCCCGTACTCGTTCGTCGACGGGTCGGCATGGTGTTCCAGCGTCCGAACCCGTTCCCGACGATGTCGATCAAGGAGAACGTGCTCGCCGGCGTGAAGCTCAACAACACGCGCATGTCCAAGAGCGATCAGGATGCGCTGGTCGAGCAGTCGCTTCGTGGAGCCAACCTCTGGAACGAGGTCAAGGACCGCCTGGACAAGCCCGGCTCCGGCCTCTCGGGCGGGCAGCAGCAGCGTCTGTGCATCGCGCGGGCGATCGCGGTCTCTCCCGACGTGATCCTGATGGACGAGCCCTGCTCCGCTCTCGACCCGATCTCGACCTTCGCGATCGAAGAGCTGATCGCGGAGATCAAGCAGCAGTACACGGTCGTCATCGTCACGCACAACATGCAGCAGGCGTCGCGCGTCTCCGACCGCACCGCCTTCTTCAACATCGCGGGCACCGGCAAGCCGGGCAAGCTCATCGAGTACGACGACACCACGACGATCTTCACCACCCCGTCGATTCAGGCGACTGAAGACTACGTGTCCGGCCGCTTCGGATAG
- a CDS encoding DNA-directed RNA polymerase subunit beta: MPEQHHRPVRRPTSAFDNIVGTHDPAEESRVAHATASALLTRVRADESGASAERLVAFTAEHGIDEIAELWSKAPGRTLPGALWRLYVLQLAIHGDPRTAAFLYERGRVELASADAVIAGAPVPADPDELVALIDTILRGAFRGDFAVALDRAAAFCRVQASGATHTADDYESTEPARASELTTRALRLSSYGHDLSAAAMLWRTGALA; the protein is encoded by the coding sequence ATGCCCGAGCAGCATCACCGACCCGTGCGACGCCCCACCAGCGCCTTCGACAACATCGTGGGCACGCACGACCCCGCAGAGGAGTCGCGAGTGGCGCACGCCACAGCATCCGCTCTGCTGACGCGCGTTCGTGCCGACGAGAGCGGAGCAAGCGCCGAGCGTCTCGTCGCGTTCACCGCCGAACACGGCATCGATGAGATCGCCGAACTGTGGTCCAAGGCACCGGGACGCACGCTGCCGGGGGCGTTGTGGCGGCTGTATGTCCTGCAGCTCGCGATCCATGGGGACCCGCGGACAGCGGCGTTTCTCTACGAGCGCGGTCGCGTCGAACTGGCCTCGGCGGATGCCGTCATCGCCGGCGCCCCTGTTCCCGCGGACCCCGATGAGCTCGTCGCCCTCATCGACACGATCCTTCGCGGCGCGTTCCGCGGCGACTTCGCCGTGGCGCTCGACCGGGCGGCAGCCTTCTGCCGAGTGCAGGCGTCCGGTGCCACGCACACAGCCGATGACTATGAGTCGACCGAGCCGGCGCGGGCGAGCGAACTCACCACGAGGGCACTGCGGCTCAGCAGCTATGGACACGACCTTTCCGCTGCCGCGATGCTGTGGCGCACGGGCGCCCTCGCCTGA
- a CDS encoding NUDIX hydrolase, producing the protein MTLRKDQVPAGSKWTDKAVYAAGAVVWRLVDGKLRVLLIHRTKYRDVTLPKGKVDPGEMLAETAVREVHEETGIRVSLGVPVGVSRYHLASKKQKVVHYWAAEATDDAIRESTFVPNREIAAIEWVSVKRARARLSYPVDLEILDFFTNLVDDGVLRTFPVIALRHGKALSRSEWDGADAARPLSERGRKQAKSIVGPLRAFGVRKIVTSDAVRCVETVAPLARELDRKPTLTEKISQDAWDDDVADLRAVVGRRIRSGKPAVLCSHGPVLPGLLSEIALATATIQGSYLSSAADLEPGAFSVVHVSATNPGSGIIAIETHAPKV; encoded by the coding sequence ATGACCCTTCGAAAGGACCAGGTCCCGGCAGGATCGAAGTGGACCGACAAGGCCGTCTACGCCGCCGGCGCCGTGGTCTGGCGACTCGTCGACGGGAAGCTCCGCGTCCTCCTGATCCATCGCACGAAGTACCGCGACGTGACGCTCCCCAAGGGCAAGGTCGATCCGGGCGAGATGCTCGCAGAGACCGCCGTGCGCGAGGTGCACGAGGAGACCGGCATCCGCGTGTCCCTCGGCGTCCCCGTCGGTGTGAGCCGCTACCACCTGGCATCGAAGAAGCAGAAGGTCGTGCACTACTGGGCGGCGGAGGCGACCGATGACGCCATCCGTGAATCCACCTTCGTTCCGAACCGGGAGATCGCGGCGATCGAATGGGTGAGCGTCAAGAGGGCGCGGGCACGCCTCAGCTACCCCGTCGATCTGGAGATCCTCGACTTCTTCACGAACCTGGTCGACGACGGGGTGCTCCGCACCTTCCCGGTGATCGCCCTCCGCCATGGGAAGGCACTGTCCCGGTCGGAATGGGACGGTGCGGATGCCGCGCGACCGCTGTCCGAGCGCGGCCGCAAGCAGGCGAAGTCCATCGTCGGCCCCCTCCGCGCGTTCGGCGTCCGCAAGATCGTGACCAGCGACGCCGTGCGCTGCGTGGAGACCGTCGCACCCCTTGCCCGGGAACTCGACCGCAAACCCACCCTGACCGAGAAGATCAGTCAGGACGCCTGGGACGATGATGTGGCCGATCTGCGCGCGGTGGTGGGACGACGGATCCGGTCGGGCAAGCCGGCCGTGCTCTGCAGCCACGGGCCGGTGCTGCCGGGGCTGCTCTCCGAGATCGCGCTGGCCACCGCGACGATCCAGGGCTCCTATCTGAGCAGCGCCGCAGACCTCGAACCGGGAGCATTCTCGGTCGTGCATGTATCCGCCACGAACCCCGGTTCCGGAATCATCGCGATCGAGACGCACGCACCGAAGGTCTGA
- a CDS encoding anti-sigma factor domain-containing protein, with protein MNEEEFAELAAGAALGALSPDDEQRFRAALFTNPEWRSIAETEAETAALLTDAVASVTPPDNIRASLLAQIATTPQGVEPDDRPGPTVDAPGVAHATDASRARDEPRSAPRRWTRVVFALAACLALLVGVGIGAVALNDQLNRPASVVALEEIQAAGDAAQATVELDGGGSATAHWSASLGTAVLVADDIEAPEDGKTYELWFLRGDAPIAAGVFDVDDGDATAVLDGDMHEGDAIAVTVEQAGGSPNGQPTSDPVLVIPTA; from the coding sequence ATGAACGAGGAAGAATTCGCAGAACTCGCGGCAGGCGCCGCCCTGGGCGCACTGTCTCCCGACGACGAGCAGCGTTTCCGCGCAGCCCTCTTCACCAACCCGGAATGGCGTTCGATCGCCGAGACCGAGGCGGAGACTGCTGCCCTGCTGACGGACGCGGTCGCTTCGGTGACACCGCCAGACAACATCCGCGCTTCGCTGCTCGCGCAGATCGCCACGACACCGCAGGGCGTCGAGCCCGACGATCGTCCCGGTCCGACCGTCGACGCACCCGGGGTGGCGCACGCGACCGACGCCTCGCGCGCCCGCGACGAGCCTCGCTCGGCTCCGCGCCGCTGGACACGCGTGGTGTTCGCGCTCGCCGCCTGCCTTGCTCTCCTGGTGGGTGTGGGAATCGGGGCGGTGGCGCTCAACGATCAGCTCAACCGTCCTGCGTCCGTCGTGGCGTTGGAAGAGATCCAGGCTGCCGGGGACGCTGCACAGGCGACGGTCGAGCTGGACGGCGGCGGATCCGCCACGGCGCACTGGTCGGCGTCTCTGGGAACGGCTGTCCTGGTGGCCGACGACATCGAGGCTCCCGAAGACGGCAAGACGTACGAACTCTGGTTCCTCCGCGGCGACGCCCCCATAGCCGCCGGCGTCTTCGACGTCGACGACGGAGACGCGACGGCGGTGCTCGACGGTGACATGCACGAGGGCGACGCGATCGCGGTGACCGTCGAACAGGCGGGCGGTTCGCCCAACGGCCAGCCGACGTCCGATCCGGTGCTCGTCATCCCTACGGCCTGA
- the pstA gene encoding phosphate ABC transporter permease PstA — MTATAIAPDIAQSSSTTAGHLPKWAPWALLLGCFAVGGAVFAIANIGGDPADFNIALALIVGMLLYMVMIFVISSVAESRRHATDRLMTALVSTAFVIALLPLVSLLYTVLINGLTRFDSEFFSFSMRNVVGEGGGAVHAIWGTVLITLGATIISVPIGLMTSIYLVEYGEGRRLARGITFLVDVMTGIPSIVAGLFIYSVFALLMGPGTRMGIMGSLALSVLMIPVVVRGSEELLRIVPNELREAAYALGVPKWLTIIKVVLPTAIAGITTSIMLAISRVIGETAPLLLTVGIVPSLNLNMFSGQMATLPVFSYMQAKYPGIPADAFIERAWAAALTLIVIVMVLNLLARLIAKIFAPKTNGR, encoded by the coding sequence ATGACCGCCACTGCCATCGCTCCCGACATCGCGCAGTCGTCCTCGACGACCGCCGGCCACCTGCCCAAGTGGGCGCCCTGGGCCCTGCTCCTCGGCTGCTTCGCTGTGGGAGGCGCCGTCTTCGCCATCGCCAACATCGGCGGTGACCCGGCGGACTTCAACATCGCGCTCGCTCTCATCGTCGGCATGCTGCTGTACATGGTGATGATCTTCGTGATCTCCTCCGTTGCGGAGAGCCGCCGCCACGCGACGGACCGCCTCATGACGGCCCTGGTGTCGACCGCGTTCGTGATCGCCCTGCTCCCGCTGGTCTCGCTGCTGTACACGGTGCTGATCAACGGCCTCACCCGCTTCGACTCGGAGTTCTTCAGCTTCTCGATGCGCAACGTCGTCGGCGAGGGCGGTGGAGCGGTCCACGCCATCTGGGGAACGGTGCTCATCACCCTCGGCGCGACCATCATCTCGGTCCCGATCGGCCTGATGACCTCGATCTATCTCGTCGAGTACGGGGAAGGACGTCGGCTCGCGCGCGGCATCACCTTCCTGGTCGACGTGATGACCGGCATCCCCTCGATCGTCGCGGGCCTGTTCATCTACTCGGTGTTCGCCCTCCTCATGGGTCCGGGCACACGAATGGGCATCATGGGTTCGTTGGCGCTGTCCGTCCTGATGATCCCCGTGGTGGTGCGAGGGTCGGAAGAGTTGCTGCGCATCGTTCCCAACGAGCTCCGCGAAGCGGCCTATGCGCTGGGCGTGCCGAAGTGGCTGACCATCATCAAGGTCGTCCTGCCGACCGCCATCGCCGGTATCACCACGAGCATCATGCTGGCCATCTCCCGCGTGATCGGCGAGACCGCTCCGCTGCTCCTCACCGTCGGAATCGTGCCGAGCCTGAACCTCAACATGTTCAGCGGGCAGATGGCGACGCTGCCCGTGTTCTCCTACATGCAAGCCAAATATCCCGGCATCCCGGCAGACGCGTTCATCGAGCGCGCCTGGGCCGCTGCGCTCACCCTCATCGTGATCGTCATGGTCCTCAACCTCCTGGCGCGACTCATCGCCAAGATTTTCGCCCCGAAGACCAACGGCCGCTGA
- the pstS gene encoding phosphate ABC transporter substrate-binding protein PstS: MKISRIARIGAIGAVAALALAGCAANEPASGGSGDEPAESSLTGTIEATGASSQEAAQQSWVAGFQTANPDVTVNYTATGSGTGRENFIAGSSNFIGSDRAFDADELAAGGFGSCASDEIVEIPVYISPVAVAFNLEGIDTLNLDGETIANIFAGKITNWNDEAIASQNEGVELPDQAIVPVHRADPSGTQETFTNYLSAVAPDVWTYEASDEWPLQTGEAGDGTSGVVGAIKSGVGYIGFADASQAGDLGQVAVEVEGEYVAYSAEAASALVAASPLEEGRADHDLAYAVDPAAAPAGSYPIALVSYLIGCVEYEDAEVASLVKAYFEYVASEEGQDVAAEAAGSAPISSELRDQVTTAIEAIVTE; encoded by the coding sequence GTGAAGATCTCCCGAATCGCACGTATCGGCGCCATCGGCGCCGTGGCCGCTCTCGCCCTCGCCGGCTGTGCCGCGAACGAACCCGCCAGCGGCGGCTCCGGCGACGAGCCCGCCGAGTCCAGCCTCACGGGCACCATCGAGGCCACCGGCGCCTCCTCCCAGGAAGCCGCCCAGCAGTCCTGGGTCGCCGGCTTCCAGACCGCGAACCCCGACGTCACCGTCAACTACACCGCCACGGGGTCCGGAACGGGCCGCGAGAACTTCATCGCCGGCTCGTCGAACTTCATCGGCTCCGACCGGGCGTTCGACGCCGACGAGCTCGCCGCCGGCGGCTTCGGCTCCTGCGCATCCGACGAGATCGTCGAGATCCCCGTCTACATCTCGCCGGTCGCTGTCGCCTTCAACCTCGAGGGCATCGACACGCTGAACCTCGACGGCGAGACCATCGCGAACATCTTCGCCGGCAAGATCACCAACTGGAACGACGAGGCCATCGCCTCGCAGAACGAGGGCGTCGAGCTCCCGGACCAGGCCATCGTGCCGGTCCACCGCGCTGACCCCTCGGGCACGCAGGAGACCTTCACCAACTACCTCAGCGCCGTCGCACCCGACGTGTGGACCTACGAGGCCAGCGACGAGTGGCCGCTGCAGACCGGTGAGGCCGGCGACGGCACCTCCGGCGTCGTGGGCGCCATCAAGAGCGGTGTCGGCTACATCGGCTTCGCTGACGCCTCGCAGGCCGGCGACCTCGGACAGGTCGCCGTCGAGGTCGAGGGCGAGTACGTCGCGTACTCCGCCGAAGCCGCCTCCGCGCTGGTCGCCGCCTCGCCGCTCGAGGAAGGCCGTGCCGACCACGACCTCGCCTACGCCGTCGACCCGGCCGCTGCACCCGCCGGCTCCTACCCGATCGCCCTGGTCTCGTACCTGATCGGCTGCGTCGAGTACGAAGACGCCGAGGTGGCCTCGCTGGTCAAGGCGTACTTCGAGTACGTCGCCTCGGAAGAGGGCCAGGATGTCGCCGCCGAGGCTGCCGGCAGCGCGCCGATCTCCTCGGAGCTTCGCGACCAGGTCACCACGGCGATCGAGGCGATCGTCACCGAGTGA
- the sigK gene encoding ECF RNA polymerase sigma factor SigK: MVIDGMDVPEDGTASDVVGALLQRIADGDQRAFAELYDALSARVFGLILRVLVNRSQSEEVLQEVFLEIWQSASRFAPNKGQGRAWVMTIAHRRAVDRVRASQSSADRDVRAGLRDIGVAHDSVAERVELGIDGEKVVEALTGLPEVQREALVLAYYGGYSQNEISVLVGAPLGTIKTRMRDGLTRLRAAMGVTA, translated from the coding sequence ATGGTCATCGATGGAATGGACGTCCCGGAGGACGGGACGGCGAGTGATGTCGTCGGCGCACTCCTCCAACGCATCGCCGACGGTGACCAGCGTGCTTTCGCAGAGCTCTACGACGCCCTCTCCGCGCGCGTGTTCGGTCTCATCCTCCGCGTGCTGGTGAACCGCTCGCAGAGCGAAGAGGTGCTCCAGGAGGTCTTCCTCGAGATCTGGCAATCCGCTTCGCGCTTCGCTCCGAACAAGGGTCAAGGACGAGCATGGGTGATGACCATCGCACATCGCCGGGCCGTGGACAGGGTGCGTGCATCCCAGTCCAGTGCGGACCGAGATGTGCGGGCCGGACTGAGAGACATCGGTGTGGCGCATGACAGCGTCGCTGAACGGGTGGAACTCGGGATCGACGGTGAGAAGGTGGTCGAAGCGCTCACGGGGCTGCCCGAAGTGCAGCGTGAAGCTCTCGTTCTTGCTTACTACGGTGGTTACAGTCAGAACGAGATATCGGTGCTCGTAGGAGCACCGCTGGGGACGATCAAGACACGGATGCGAGACGGGCTCACCCGTCTGCGTGCGGCGATGGGGGTGACGGCATGA
- a CDS encoding SpoIIE family protein phosphatase, protein MRVTSERTIEAGEIRREIVLLSGFIVGYAVAVLLGRATVLPQSNLSMVWPAAGVSVLWITARAGRPWAALDIILIGLLTSLGVAVTGGEMSGAVAAGLAAIVQTAVIAVLISRHCPRIWRSRAGSPITRRDLWWFLLASILGPAVSAVLIGLNAAVFAGGWDWQVILLWCARNTGSIVVIVPLGLIVGGLIRRARVRTVDSAATGRLHALRSHPAEWAFLLVLSPIVHVVWFISTEDTAIVFPLLALACWAGARLPSPLVPVQGALVAIGCTAIAAAGAGPWLSLGAPITQIAVAQLYVTLFCAIGLALALDRDDRDELSAALSDAKNDAQAQADLYETIFETMSEGVRVVDREGHLVVRNSAAARLLRVDTGAGAPRQSMEGVEPDLASIRNLDGSALAPTDMPFRRSLAGNDVRDLELLIRPDGAEPSSDRIISFTTARLPVTAGAGVVTVLRDVTLEREELRRAAQIQSSLLPLDLPHLPGYELAARFVPAGSVGGDFYDWYELDDGLVLTLADVMGKGPGAAILAATTRSLLRAHGGDQDVVRAVSATEKSMVRDLSNINAFVTVFHAHLHAPTGALRYVDAGHGLAAIIPAGGTGRRLESVDLPLGVGDEEERGVRKEYLAPGDLLLVMSDGVLDAVDGTPEGLDKVWQEASRAGSAADAVGAVAALTASAAIEDDLTILALRRQPA, encoded by the coding sequence ATGAGAGTCACCTCCGAACGAACGATTGAAGCAGGCGAAATCCGACGCGAGATCGTTTTGCTGTCAGGCTTCATCGTCGGCTACGCCGTTGCCGTTCTGCTGGGACGGGCCACGGTGCTCCCGCAGTCCAACCTCAGTATGGTGTGGCCCGCCGCCGGGGTATCAGTGCTGTGGATCACCGCGCGAGCGGGCCGTCCCTGGGCAGCGCTGGACATCATCCTGATCGGCCTTCTCACCTCACTCGGCGTGGCGGTCACCGGCGGCGAGATGAGCGGCGCCGTCGCCGCAGGTCTGGCCGCAATCGTGCAGACCGCTGTCATCGCCGTCCTCATCTCCCGCCACTGCCCGCGAATCTGGCGCAGCCGAGCAGGGAGCCCGATCACGCGGCGGGATCTCTGGTGGTTCCTGCTGGCATCGATTCTCGGCCCCGCCGTGTCCGCGGTCCTCATCGGTCTCAACGCGGCTGTGTTCGCCGGCGGGTGGGACTGGCAGGTGATCCTTCTCTGGTGTGCGCGGAACACCGGGAGCATCGTCGTCATCGTTCCCCTCGGCCTCATCGTCGGAGGACTCATCCGCCGGGCGCGAGTGCGAACAGTCGATTCAGCCGCAACCGGACGGCTCCACGCGCTGCGATCGCACCCCGCCGAGTGGGCCTTCCTGCTCGTACTTTCGCCCATCGTGCACGTCGTCTGGTTCATCAGCACCGAGGACACGGCGATCGTCTTCCCCCTGCTGGCTCTGGCCTGCTGGGCTGGAGCGAGACTGCCCTCACCCCTCGTGCCCGTGCAAGGCGCACTCGTCGCCATCGGTTGCACGGCCATCGCTGCCGCGGGCGCAGGACCATGGTTGAGTCTCGGGGCGCCGATCACTCAGATCGCCGTCGCACAGCTGTACGTCACACTTTTCTGTGCCATCGGGTTGGCGCTCGCACTCGACCGTGACGATCGGGACGAGCTCTCCGCCGCACTGTCCGACGCGAAGAACGACGCCCAGGCTCAGGCCGATCTCTACGAGACCATCTTCGAGACGATGTCCGAGGGCGTTCGCGTGGTCGATCGCGAAGGACACCTCGTTGTCCGAAACAGCGCCGCCGCCCGCCTTCTCCGCGTTGATACCGGAGCTGGCGCGCCGCGACAGAGCATGGAGGGGGTGGAGCCGGACCTCGCCTCGATCCGAAACCTGGACGGGTCTGCGCTGGCACCGACCGACATGCCGTTTCGCAGGTCTCTCGCCGGGAACGACGTCCGTGACCTCGAACTGCTGATACGCCCCGACGGCGCGGAGCCCAGCAGTGACCGGATCATCTCGTTCACCACTGCGCGGTTGCCGGTGACAGCCGGCGCCGGGGTCGTCACGGTACTCCGCGACGTGACACTCGAGCGCGAGGAGCTTCGGCGCGCCGCTCAGATCCAATCCAGTCTCCTGCCCCTCGATCTACCTCACCTCCCGGGATACGAGCTGGCGGCGCGATTCGTGCCTGCGGGCTCCGTCGGGGGCGACTTCTACGACTGGTACGAACTGGACGACGGGCTGGTGCTGACTCTTGCGGACGTGATGGGCAAGGGACCGGGTGCGGCGATCCTGGCAGCCACGACGCGCTCCCTGCTCCGGGCGCATGGCGGGGACCAGGATGTCGTGCGAGCCGTGTCGGCGACCGAGAAGAGCATGGTGAGGGACCTTTCCAACATCAATGCCTTCGTCACGGTCTTTCACGCGCATCTGCATGCCCCCACGGGAGCGCTCCGCTATGTGGACGCCGGGCACGGACTCGCGGCGATCATTCCCGCCGGCGGCACCGGGCGACGACTCGAGAGTGTGGACCTGCCGCTGGGCGTGGGCGACGAAGAAGAGCGCGGCGTCAGGAAGGAGTATCTCGCTCCTGGCGATCTGCTTCTCGTGATGAGTGATGGTGTTCTCGATGCCGTGGACGGCACGCCCGAGGGCCTCGACAAGGTCTGGCAGGAGGCTTCACGCGCAGGATCTGCCGCGGACGCCGTTGGCGCCGTCGCCGCGCTCACCGCATCTGCGGCAATCGAAGACGACCTGACGATCCTCGCGCTCCGCCGTCAGCCCGCGTGA
- the pstC gene encoding phosphate ABC transporter permease subunit PstC: MTTTTTDTEEVRSSPSRTSLRRRGDRIFSGTALAAGIVILITLAAVAIFLIIQSIPALAPDTSGNHILNGQPFVTWVWPFVFGTLWASAIALVIAAPIAIGIALFISHYAPRRLAGALGYVIDLLAAVPSVVFGLWGALTFAPMLVPFYKWLNDNLGFIPLFSGTPSGTGKTILTASLVLAVMILPIMTAICREVFLQTPRLHEEAALALGATRWEMVRMAVLPFARSGMVSGAMLGLGRALGETMAVTLVLSPLGIVTFNLINPENPTTIPAIIALRFPEAHDEGVNTLIAAGLILFIVTFAVNFVARWIVSRRSEFSGAN; this comes from the coding sequence ATGACCACAACCACGACGGACACCGAAGAGGTCCGCTCGTCCCCGTCGCGCACATCGCTGCGCCGACGAGGAGATCGCATATTCTCCGGAACCGCGCTCGCGGCGGGCATCGTCATTCTCATCACACTGGCGGCCGTCGCGATCTTCCTGATCATCCAGTCCATCCCGGCACTGGCGCCCGACACCTCCGGCAACCACATCCTCAACGGACAGCCGTTCGTCACCTGGGTGTGGCCCTTCGTCTTCGGCACCCTGTGGGCCAGCGCCATCGCGCTGGTGATCGCCGCGCCGATCGCGATCGGCATCGCGCTGTTCATCTCGCATTACGCACCGCGCCGCCTGGCCGGCGCACTCGGCTACGTCATCGACCTGCTGGCCGCCGTGCCCTCCGTGGTCTTCGGCCTGTGGGGAGCCCTCACCTTCGCGCCGATGCTCGTGCCGTTCTACAAATGGCTCAACGACAACCTCGGCTTCATCCCACTCTTCTCGGGCACCCCGTCCGGTACCGGAAAGACGATCCTCACCGCATCCCTCGTGCTCGCCGTGATGATCCTCCCGATCATGACGGCGATCTGCCGCGAGGTCTTCCTGCAGACACCGCGCCTGCACGAGGAAGCCGCGCTCGCACTCGGTGCAACCCGCTGGGAGATGGTCCGGATGGCGGTTCTGCCGTTCGCCCGCAGCGGCATGGTCTCGGGCGCGATGCTCGGCCTCGGTCGCGCACTCGGCGAGACCATGGCCGTCACGCTCGTCCTCTCCCCGCTCGGAATCGTCACCTTCAACCTCATCAACCCCGAGAACCCCACGACGATCCCCGCGATCATCGCACTGCGCTTCCCGGAGGCCCACGACGAGGGCGTCAACACCCTCATCGCCGCCGGTCTGATCCTGTTCATCGTGACCTTCGCGGTCAACTTCGTCGCGCGCTGGATCGTCTCCCGCCGCTCCGAATTCTCGGGAGCCAACTGA